The following coding sequences lie in one Acropora palmata chromosome 3, jaAcrPala1.3, whole genome shotgun sequence genomic window:
- the LOC141876330 gene encoding uncharacterized protein LOC141876330, producing the protein MKTLILLAVVAFVLSTALVHLRSNDYIEESDTGLQMKEIGNDFTVEHIGSESESVDEDEDSGEEEDELKEEEEEDDGDDDSSKDGEEEEEEEEEDAREDDNDEVDEDENGRAEYKAMQKIADPLALILPSRIPPKVARRRGGLRSTRKPRRKPRRRPCRRRGGRPRRRNRRFRG; encoded by the exons ATGAAGACACTGATCCTTTTGGCTGTGGTTGCGTTTGTGTTGTCTACGGCTCTTGTACATCTAAGAAGTAATGATTACATCGAAGAATCAGATACCGGATTACAAATGAAGGAAATAGGCAATGATTTTACAGTGGAACATATTGGGAG TGAATCTGAGTCAGTGGATGAAGACGAAGACTcgggagaagaagaagacgaactcaaggaagaggaagaggaagatgATGGCGATGACGATTCTTCCAAGgatggagaagaagaagaagaagaagaagaagaagacgcaAGAGAAGACGACAATGACGAAGTCGACGAGGATGAGAACGGACGTGCTGAGTACAAGGCAATGCAAAAGATAGCGGATCCTCTCGCTTTAATCTTGCCATCGCGCATTCCCCCGAAAGTCGCGAGAAGAAGGGGCGGACTAAGAAGTACACGCAAACCACGTAGGAAACCACGTAGAAGACCATGCAGAAGACGAGGAGGAAGACCAAGAAGACGTAACAGGCGATTTCGGGGTTGA